The nucleotide window CGCCGTCGCGGCCGCCTGCGAGAACGACCCGCTCGTTCCGCAGTGCGAGGAGATCACCACCTCCGTGGCTCGCACCAATGGCGACACGGTGACCACCGCCAGCGGGCTGCGCTACCTGGAGGTGCAGGCGGGGACCGGGCCCGCCCTGGAGACTTGCCGGGGCGTGAGCCTGCGCTACGTCCTGATGCTGCAGAGCGGCGCCGTGGTCGACAGCCTGGAGACTGGCCAGGCGCTCACCTTCATGCTGGGACGCGAAGGCGAGCGCTTCATCCCGGGCTTCGAGGAAGGGCTGATCGGGATGAAGGCCGGCGGGCAGCGGCGGCTGATCGTTCCCCCCGGGCTTGGGTACGGCGCACAGGTGCTCCCCGCGCGTCCGCCGCTGTTCGCGGGTGCTCCGGCCAACTCCACCCTGATCTTCGACGTCCGGGTGCAGCAGGTGGAGGCGCCGTAACCTCCCGATGAGCGACGATGGCCTGATCGCGGTCAACGATGGGCTGTGGATCCCACGCTCGGAGCTGACCTACCGCGCCACGCGTTCGGGGGGCCCGGGCGGACAGCACGTCAACACCAGCTCCACGCGCGTGGAGCTGCTGTGGGACGTGGGCGCATCGCCCAGCATCACGGAGGAGCAGCGCGAGCTGATCCGTACCAAGCTCGCCAACCGCATCAGCGGTGAGGGGACGCTCCTGCTGGCCGCGAGCGAGCACCGCAGCCAGCACCAGAACAAGGAAGCGGTCACCGGCCGCTTCGCCGACCTGCTGCGCGCGGCGCTGATCGTCCCCAAGAAGCGCAAGAAGACGCGCCCGCCCCGCGGCGCCAGCGAGGCGCGCCTGCGCGCGAAGAAGCAGCGCTCGCAGGTGAAGAAGATGAGGTCGGGGCCGATCGAGGAGTGAAGCGGGGGCTGGCTCGGGAAACCGGGAGATGAATCCCCCGGCTGGAACCACGGGAAGGCGGCTGAAGCCGGCCCGAGAAAACCGGCGTTGGACCCGGAGTCCGCGGGGGGCGGACTTCGCGTGTTTCCGGCGGCGAATTCATTCGCTCCCGGAAGCCGGCTGCGGCGCATGCCCAGGCCACGGGCAGACACGCAGGCCTGCCCCTACGGGATCTGTGCGGAGCGCGAACGTCCCGGAAGGCCGAGGGCGGGCGCGATGAATCGCGCCCCTACGCCCCTCCCGGCCGGCATCCCGCTCACCCGGTTCCCCACTCGCAAGCATCCGCGCCCCGGGCCTGGCAGTGCAGGTGCGCCACGTCGTGGTCCCTGCCCGTGTACTCGCGCAGGAGCTCGGAGAGGGCGCCGGCGTAGAAGGCGCAGGCGGCTCCGCCGGGGTCGGCGCGAAAGGTCATGGGGCTCACCATGCGCACCGTGGGGGGCTTGCCGCGCACCTCCAGCCACGCCGTGCCCTGCATCTGCCGGAAGAGGCGCTGGGCGGCGTTGCGGGCGCTGCGCAGGGCCAGGGCCGGGGGAAGGAGGCGCACCAGGCGGCGGGCGGCCCTGGAGCGCTCCTGCCAGAAGCGGCGCGCCACCCGGCGGCCCGCCTCCTGGAAGATCTCGTCCGCGTCGTGGCGCTTGATCACCAGGCGGATCAGGTCCTCCACCGTGGCGGCGGTCTGCAGGCGCTTGCGGCGCACCTCCTCGCGGAAGCGGTGGATCTGCACGTAGACCACGTCGCTCAGCCCCAGGCGGCGCGGCATGCTGGCCGTAAGGTCCTCCCCTTCCAGCACCTCCTCCGGACGGTCCATGTCGCGGAGCGTCTCCAGCAGGAGCAGCGGAAAGAGGGGGGTCACGCTGGGCGTGCTCTCGGTGGCCCCGCGGATGGCTTGCGTCTTGGGCATCGTGCGCGTGAAAGTGTGGTCCGGCGAACCGCGGCGCCAATCTCGCCCGTGCGCGGGGTCGCTGGCAACCCTCGCGCCGCGGCGGGGCGGGCCTGCCTCTTGCAAACCCGCGCGGGCGAAAGCGCGGCCGGCCCACACCGCCGGACCGCGCACCTTCTCCATTCCCCGCGAGCGAACGGAGGGCGGCGTGGCCGATCCCAACCAGAACCCCACCTGCGTCTTCTGCCGCATCATCGGCGGCGACGAGACGGTGAGCATCATCCACGAGGACGAAGAGGTGATCGCCTTCCTGGACGTGCAGCCGCTGCACCGCGGCCACGTGCTGGTGGTGCCCAAGGCGCACTACAAGAACCTCTTCTACGTGCCGGAGGAGCTGGCGACGCGCACGTTCGCGGTGGCCAAGCGCATCCTTCCCGGGCTGCGGCGCGCCACGGGGTGCCGCGCGGTCAACCTCTTCTCCCCCAACGGGGCGGACGGCGGGCAGGACGTCTTCCACTTCCACCTGCACCTGATTCCGGTGCCGCACGGGGCCCCCTTCCCCCTCCAGCTTCCCGATCCCGACGCCGAGGTGCCGTCGCGCTCGGAGCTGGACGTGATGGCCACGCACATCAGCCGCTCCATCCACGACGAGAGCGACGCCGAGGCCGCCATGCCCGCCGGGCCGACGCTCCCGGTGGAA belongs to Longimicrobium sp. and includes:
- a CDS encoding FKBP-type peptidyl-prolyl cis-trans isomerase, with protein sequence MRARYFLAFAALCAVAAACENDPLVPQCEEITTSVARTNGDTVTTASGLRYLEVQAGTGPALETCRGVSLRYVLMLQSGAVVDSLETGQALTFMLGREGERFIPGFEEGLIGMKAGGQRRLIVPPGLGYGAQVLPARPPLFAGAPANSTLIFDVRVQQVEAP
- the arfB gene encoding alternative ribosome rescue aminoacyl-tRNA hydrolase ArfB; its protein translation is MSDDGLIAVNDGLWIPRSELTYRATRSGGPGGQHVNTSSTRVELLWDVGASPSITEEQRELIRTKLANRISGEGTLLLAASEHRSQHQNKEAVTGRFADLLRAALIVPKKRKKTRPPRGASEARLRAKKQRSQVKKMRSGPIEE
- a CDS encoding V4R domain-containing protein; this translates as MPKTQAIRGATESTPSVTPLFPLLLLETLRDMDRPEEVLEGEDLTASMPRRLGLSDVVYVQIHRFREEVRRKRLQTAATVEDLIRLVIKRHDADEIFQEAGRRVARRFWQERSRAARRLVRLLPPALALRSARNAAQRLFRQMQGTAWLEVRGKPPTVRMVSPMTFRADPGGAACAFYAGALSELLREYTGRDHDVAHLHCQARGADACEWGTG
- a CDS encoding HIT domain-containing protein; this encodes MADPNQNPTCVFCRIIGGDETVSIIHEDEEVIAFLDVQPLHRGHVLVVPKAHYKNLFYVPEELATRTFAVAKRILPGLRRATGCRAVNLFSPNGADGGQDVFHFHLHLIPVPHGAPFPLQLPDPDAEVPSRSELDVMATHISRSIHDESDAEAAMPAGPTLPVEAGLPR